Proteins co-encoded in one Rhopalosiphum maidis isolate BTI-1 chromosome 2, ASM367621v3, whole genome shotgun sequence genomic window:
- the LOC113550892 gene encoding mitochondrial chaperone BCS1-like isoform X3: MDFKVQSTLTALQCQHYLSEHGVRTHDVEVRLQAKFRRTHVQVNAVQRRYGITNRSCSRRVAKLFKRYKGHTIRVKLDRSSMLSPDYGYRPYETLYLSTLGRNRQVLEDILEEAKLHAMSLMELGTTLMVPSYDTWQNFGEPRIPRSMTSVILDEGVIENILKDIHDFVNDQSWYLERGIPYRRGYLLYGPPGCGKTSMIMALAGEIKYSLCVLSLNDSKMSDDQLVQLMGEVPSKSFVLLEDIDAMFANRDGETVIAKEGSTKVTLSGLLNALDGVVSSEGRILFMTTNYVDRLDSALIRSGRVDFKQYIGTCSDYQLSKMFIRFRPEGTEDDKNRFVKDVRKYNKPVVPAHLQEFFLLHRHKELNYVFEHINDLWQNVQDIQLTE; encoded by the exons ATGGATTTCAAAGTACAATCAACACTTACTGCACTTCAGTGTCAACACTATCTGTCGGAACACGGAGTCCGGACACATGACGTCGAAGTTCGACTACAAGCCAAGTTCCGGCGAACACATGTTCAAGTAAACGCAGTTCAGAGACGATATGGCATAACTAATCGTAGCTGCAGCAGACGCGTAGCCAAACTTTTTAAaag GTACAAAGGTCATACAATACGCGTAAAACTTGATCGCAGCTCGATGTTATCTCCTGACTATGGTTATAGACCGTATGAAACACTTTATTTATCTACTTTGGGTCGAAACAGACAAGTGCTGGAAGATATCTTGGAAGAGG CCAAATTGCACGCCATGTCTCTTATGGAGTTGGGCACCACTCTAATGGTTCCCTCATACGATACGTGGCAAAACTTTGGAGAGCCCCGCATTCCGCGGTCAATGACGTCTGTTATACTAGACGAGGGTGTGATCGAAAACATACTTAAGGATATCCATGACTTTGTGAACGACCAATCATGGTACTTGGAAAGGG GAATACCATACCGTAGGGGATACCTGCTTTATGGACCGCCAGGTTGTGGCAAGACATCTATGATCATGGCATTGGCTGGCGAGATCAAGTACAGTTTGTGCGTGTTAAGCCTGAACGACTCAAAAATGTCTGACGATCAACTAGTACAATTAATGGGAGAAGTACCGTCTAAATCATTTGTGCTCCTGGAAGATATCGACGCAATGTTCGCCAACAGAGATGGGGAAACAGTCATAGCCAAAG AAGGCAGTACTAAAGTGACGTTGAGCGGATTACTAAATGCTTTGGATGGTGTCGTATCATCCGAAGGCAGAATACTATTTATGACTACCAACTATGTCGACAg ATTGGATTCTGCACTGATTCGATCTGGCCGAGTGGATTTCAAACAGTATATTGGAACATGTTCAGATTATCAACTCTCAAAAATGTTCATTAGGTTTCGTCCAGAAGGTACAGAAGACGACAAGAATAGATTTGTAAAAGATGTcagaaaatataacaaaccAGTCGTCCCAGCTCATTtacaagaattttttttgttacatcgGCACAAAGaactaaattatgtttttgaacaTATAAACGATTTATGGCAGAACGTACAAGACATTCAATTAACAgagtaa
- the LOC113550892 gene encoding mitochondrial chaperone BCS1-like isoform X1, which translates to MILCKKLHINTKNNMSTCLTNHSNKNMQILKHVAVAAVSSKYVSKVVGLISLSLASIVINETIELVKLYFWRNYITELEVSNNDKCYPWLLQWISKYNQHLLHFSVNTICRNTESGHMTSKFDYKPSSGEHMFKYKGHTIRVKLDRSSMLSPDYGYRPYETLYLSTLGRNRQVLEDILEEAKLHAMSLMELGTTLMVPSYDTWQNFGEPRIPRSMTSVILDEGVIENILKDIHDFVNDQSWYLERGIPYRRGYLLYGPPGCGKTSMIMALAGEIKYSLCVLSLNDSKMSDDQLVQLMGEVPSKSFVLLEDIDAMFANRDGETVIAKEGSTKVTLSGLLNALDGVVSSEGRILFMTTNYVDRLDSALIRSGRVDFKQYIGTCSDYQLSKMFIRFRPEGTEDDKNRFVKDVRKYNKPVVPAHLQEFFLLHRHKELNYVFEHINDLWQNVQDIQLTE; encoded by the exons ATGATACTGTGTAAAAAATTGCATATAAATACCAAAAACAATATGTCAACATGTCTTACAAATCATAG taataaaaatatgcagaTATTAAAACACGTCGCAGTGGCCGCTGTATCCAGTAAGTACGTGTCCAAGGTCGTAGGACTGATCAGTCTGAGTCTAGCTTCGATAGTCATCAATGAGACGATAGAACTGGTTAAACTGTACTTTTGGCGCAACTACATCACCGAGCTCGAAGTTTCCAACAATGACAAGTGTTATCCTTGGCTACTGCAATGGATTTCAAAGTACAATCAACACTTACTGCACTTCAGTGTCAACACTATCTGTCGGAACACGGAGTCCGGACACATGACGTCGAAGTTCGACTACAAGCCAAGTTCCGGCGAACACATGTTCAA GTACAAAGGTCATACAATACGCGTAAAACTTGATCGCAGCTCGATGTTATCTCCTGACTATGGTTATAGACCGTATGAAACACTTTATTTATCTACTTTGGGTCGAAACAGACAAGTGCTGGAAGATATCTTGGAAGAGG CCAAATTGCACGCCATGTCTCTTATGGAGTTGGGCACCACTCTAATGGTTCCCTCATACGATACGTGGCAAAACTTTGGAGAGCCCCGCATTCCGCGGTCAATGACGTCTGTTATACTAGACGAGGGTGTGATCGAAAACATACTTAAGGATATCCATGACTTTGTGAACGACCAATCATGGTACTTGGAAAGGG GAATACCATACCGTAGGGGATACCTGCTTTATGGACCGCCAGGTTGTGGCAAGACATCTATGATCATGGCATTGGCTGGCGAGATCAAGTACAGTTTGTGCGTGTTAAGCCTGAACGACTCAAAAATGTCTGACGATCAACTAGTACAATTAATGGGAGAAGTACCGTCTAAATCATTTGTGCTCCTGGAAGATATCGACGCAATGTTCGCCAACAGAGATGGGGAAACAGTCATAGCCAAAG AAGGCAGTACTAAAGTGACGTTGAGCGGATTACTAAATGCTTTGGATGGTGTCGTATCATCCGAAGGCAGAATACTATTTATGACTACCAACTATGTCGACAg ATTGGATTCTGCACTGATTCGATCTGGCCGAGTGGATTTCAAACAGTATATTGGAACATGTTCAGATTATCAACTCTCAAAAATGTTCATTAGGTTTCGTCCAGAAGGTACAGAAGACGACAAGAATAGATTTGTAAAAGATGTcagaaaatataacaaaccAGTCGTCCCAGCTCATTtacaagaattttttttgttacatcgGCACAAAGaactaaattatgtttttgaacaTATAAACGATTTATGGCAGAACGTACAAGACATTCAATTAACAgagtaa
- the LOC113550892 gene encoding mitochondrial chaperone BCS1-like isoform X2, protein MSNKNMQILKHVAVAAVSSKYVSKVVGLISLSLASIVINETIELVKLYFWRNYITELEVSNNDKCYPWLLQWISKYNQHLLHFSVNTICRNTESGHMTSKFDYKPSSGEHMFKYKGHTIRVKLDRSSMLSPDYGYRPYETLYLSTLGRNRQVLEDILEEAKLHAMSLMELGTTLMVPSYDTWQNFGEPRIPRSMTSVILDEGVIENILKDIHDFVNDQSWYLERGIPYRRGYLLYGPPGCGKTSMIMALAGEIKYSLCVLSLNDSKMSDDQLVQLMGEVPSKSFVLLEDIDAMFANRDGETVIAKEGSTKVTLSGLLNALDGVVSSEGRILFMTTNYVDRLDSALIRSGRVDFKQYIGTCSDYQLSKMFIRFRPEGTEDDKNRFVKDVRKYNKPVVPAHLQEFFLLHRHKELNYVFEHINDLWQNVQDIQLTE, encoded by the exons ATGTC taataaaaatatgcagaTATTAAAACACGTCGCAGTGGCCGCTGTATCCAGTAAGTACGTGTCCAAGGTCGTAGGACTGATCAGTCTGAGTCTAGCTTCGATAGTCATCAATGAGACGATAGAACTGGTTAAACTGTACTTTTGGCGCAACTACATCACCGAGCTCGAAGTTTCCAACAATGACAAGTGTTATCCTTGGCTACTGCAATGGATTTCAAAGTACAATCAACACTTACTGCACTTCAGTGTCAACACTATCTGTCGGAACACGGAGTCCGGACACATGACGTCGAAGTTCGACTACAAGCCAAGTTCCGGCGAACACATGTTCAA GTACAAAGGTCATACAATACGCGTAAAACTTGATCGCAGCTCGATGTTATCTCCTGACTATGGTTATAGACCGTATGAAACACTTTATTTATCTACTTTGGGTCGAAACAGACAAGTGCTGGAAGATATCTTGGAAGAGG CCAAATTGCACGCCATGTCTCTTATGGAGTTGGGCACCACTCTAATGGTTCCCTCATACGATACGTGGCAAAACTTTGGAGAGCCCCGCATTCCGCGGTCAATGACGTCTGTTATACTAGACGAGGGTGTGATCGAAAACATACTTAAGGATATCCATGACTTTGTGAACGACCAATCATGGTACTTGGAAAGGG GAATACCATACCGTAGGGGATACCTGCTTTATGGACCGCCAGGTTGTGGCAAGACATCTATGATCATGGCATTGGCTGGCGAGATCAAGTACAGTTTGTGCGTGTTAAGCCTGAACGACTCAAAAATGTCTGACGATCAACTAGTACAATTAATGGGAGAAGTACCGTCTAAATCATTTGTGCTCCTGGAAGATATCGACGCAATGTTCGCCAACAGAGATGGGGAAACAGTCATAGCCAAAG AAGGCAGTACTAAAGTGACGTTGAGCGGATTACTAAATGCTTTGGATGGTGTCGTATCATCCGAAGGCAGAATACTATTTATGACTACCAACTATGTCGACAg ATTGGATTCTGCACTGATTCGATCTGGCCGAGTGGATTTCAAACAGTATATTGGAACATGTTCAGATTATCAACTCTCAAAAATGTTCATTAGGTTTCGTCCAGAAGGTACAGAAGACGACAAGAATAGATTTGTAAAAGATGTcagaaaatataacaaaccAGTCGTCCCAGCTCATTtacaagaattttttttgttacatcgGCACAAAGaactaaattatgtttttgaacaTATAAACGATTTATGGCAGAACGTACAAGACATTCAATTAACAgagtaa